A segment of the Nymphalis io chromosome 7, ilAglIoxx1.1, whole genome shotgun sequence genome:
TCACACGACATCATTCATAAGATAAATAGGTGGAAAACTATTGAAAATGCAGCAGTAAGAACAATAGCTAGGAGGTCACGAGAATTTCACAATACTTAGGACGTGCGATTACTCTTCAAGCTGACTTTAGACATGTAAATGAAAACCTTCACTttctaaaatgttaaaatacattCAGAAATATTCAGCCCTGAATTAGACGCGCTAGATGAAAACAAAAGATTATTCATCAGGACATATAATTGTTGATAAGATCGTCTCCACAATGTTATctgaaattaataagaaaaccgCAGAAAACTACATAAGAATTGTGCGTTGGTCGCGTTTTAAGCCAGGAGCTGTATTCAATCTTAACGGCTTGTTTCTTTAATtgcttaaatttgtaaattgacAGAATCAGACTATACTATAAAGAATTAACCTTCTTCGAcatctaattttttaaatacgattaaaaaaactatatttatcgTAGATTTTAATGCACAATaatgtttcaatgtaaataaaagtcTATCTATATATCGAGATACAGTTTCTAATTAAAAGTCTTATAACGTTTGCGGATAGTGTTGAAAGTGGCGATGAAAGCTGCTTCGATCGGAATGGTCAATACAGTTTGCGTGCCATTGACGCTACTTGTAGTTTCTCGTGTAGGATAACAGAAATTACGTATTACAATTACGGTAAAATTATGCAACAATTGCTTTTTCGAATATGAAAGTTTGGTGTTAAAAAACAAGCCTTATATTTTAACTCCTTATTGTCAATAACGTAGTAGAAGaccaacaattttaaattacagcTCGAAACTTTCATAAGAATTTTTTAGAAAGCAAACAATACGAATGTACCTTTACTAAACAAGTTCTTCGACTCGCAGCTCGTAAACCATTCTGATTCATTCCTTTCATATCCAAAAAACTTTAAAGTGAAAGTTGTGACGACGAGAGAGGAATCTAGTCATTCACCGGCCGTTGAATAACAAAATCGTTTAAACACGTAAATTATTATGGATATTACaagggtaattttttttattttgatgtcaATATTTCCCTTGATattgatatgatattattttgatacTTGGATATGAGTAAAAAGCTGCGAATTAACAGGGAAGTCAAAGAAATTATacccttataaattattaatatagcataaaatatgttatttatgcgTTAACATGTATTTAGAGAAGGAaacgtatataattaattattatttatttatcaacaagAGCACTTAGACACACGAACAGGTATACTtgatacctatatatatatacgatgtAGTAAATACTCCCAACAACATCAAACATCAAATAGATGAAAGTTATCAGAACGAGGTATAAATGGAGATTAGAATATATGAAGTGCACTTCTATCAGGTGTACCGTTTGGTCCACTTAAAGAAGACCGTAACGGCATATAAAATACTCGCGCAATTAATCGAGTTTGTGGTACATTGACTACAGATTTTCTAAGTTATGTATGAAGTTTAGGCCATATATCTgcagaaaataaattacttagtataaatacttagataattctttttataaaacaattacgcttttaacatattttacttaTGCGGAATACTTCGACGATTAcactagttatttatttttcttttcaattgtaCAGTTACTAATACAACATGTCCACGGCTGAATAATCAGTTCGTGCTCATATCCGCGTGTGAAACACGCAGTGGCAGTCTTATGCGCAGTTTTAGAAAGCGGATTGCACGCCGGACCGGTCAGCGAATGAGCGATAATGGAATCAAAAACGACAAAGagaaaaatcttaatataacattttgaatTTCTTCATTCATCTGTACTAGACGAGATTAAATATGTTCGAGAAAACTGTCTTCAAAGTTAAAAGGCAACTTTTATTTTGCCACGGTGAATTTCCAATGAAAGTAGGGAAGCCTGTTGGTCGTGCCGTGGTAGCACTCTTCAAGCCCTCACTCCGAAATTAGAAAAACGTTAACCTTGCACTGCAGTAGCACACGCAACCAGCTAGCGTTGCTTTCACCCATCGCCATTTTCGCTACTCTCTTCATTCCTAACATTGACACCAGTCAACAGATTTTATATACgtcgattaaaaataataatatgataattctaatattttatataaaattatttttaaaaatgaaaatatcgaCAAAATGAGGTAAAAATGCAAGATTAATGTCAACATCCGTCTCAAACGAAAGTGAGGCTTTCCCGCGGAACGCAGCAAAGTTCAGTAGCCTGCGCTGCACAGGGTCACTAGGTCGCGATGCCaatgcaattaaattatacattacaaaatataagtttaatcataaagtaaaaattatattttgaaaacaaaaaatgtcctacaagaatatatatttaaagtgacaaaatgtttaaaataacatagATTATTTGCACTTTTATATTGTTGAATAcgttattataagttatttcacACAAAATTATTCTGGCTTACTGATGTACaaaattgtttcattaattaGATACCTGGATTTTCCGAGAAACTTCCTCCTTTCTCTATTGAAATCGAACAAAATTTCCATAACAACAAACAATTCAATCATacacaagaaatattatatatttcaaaaacaccACGTGTTATTCAGCTAAGTAACAAGCTATTCACAAAaccatacattatacataagcGACTAGTATTGAAGCTGTAAGATTTCTCTGAGAGAATCTCGTGGACGCGGTGCCTGCTATCAAGACGCGATAAACTTGTTTAAGAGTATTAGTATCTATGAACTTTGCTAAATACATTTAATGGTTTACTATGCCATTTAAAACTATGTAAAtagtatttaagattttttagaAGAATAgagcaatacatattatttactacgaccaaaaattaaagttattccTATTTTTATGTAGATATCTACtaagaaacattataaatatttttattctaagagATATGAATGCCGtgaatatataaacatgaaataattatttatttaaactataacgttataaatataagctACGCAGTTacatattaagtacataaacaaggtacatattataatgatattttgtaatgcttataatatgtgtatatgccaaaaaatcataacaaatcaatattattttcatacacCAAGAAATtagatcgtgttgatataattcGTGTTGGCATATTaacttcaatttatataaataacacctTTTTAAGACAGGTGCAAGAGGTGACATCCAAACTACAGTTAGCAAAGACCGGGTCACCTGTATAGAGATTGTCGGTCAAACCGCTAACACACTTCCATACCGGATGAGTGATCAAACAGCGTATCTTACCGCGCATCGCGTATCTAtctctaatataaatataacgcaATAATACGCCGTTACTAGTAGAAAGTTGTCTAACGTTTTGAATAAATGTAGGTAATAAAAGACAAGTTAAAAACGCGTAACTAAATGGCGCCAGCACAGTAATTACTTTAATGAACATCCTCTAATTAGTCTATATCCTCGTAAAAATATTCCGAGCCGACGTCTGGGACTACTTTCTACAAGCGACTCCAAACACAGGCAATCAATCCGAGCGAATCATTATTCACTCATATGAACACTTTCTAATCTGATGTCCACTGAGAGTGCAGGAATAAAATACcatttcataaatatgtattaacagCCGAGTGGTAAATTAAAATGTGTTccttaaacttattattattgttttagcaAAATGCAGCAGAAGGTTACAGGATGGGTCTTTTTGGCCCTTATCAGTTCATCAGCAATTCTTCACACGCTAGCATACCCGCAGCATGCACCTCTCATCTCACAggttttaattagattttatcattttatttatataattaaaatggttCCTGTTATGGTACctgataaagtttaaaaataattattgtttattttttagtcTACAAGTAATGTGCGAACACAAAATCCACAATACTACAGTAATTCCTTACCGCTACCACAACGAGAGCAAATAGCTCAAGAGCGTAAATTTGCTGAAAAATCTAACGCGCTGAAGAAGGTGGCACTTGACGACATAGACGACATTCAGACCAATTCATTATCCGAAAACGGGTTTTCGtggacaaatatattaagtaagaaaataaatcattatattttaatcagtttataatttatattatttcggtTAGaaggttatataaattatatctttttgttttgttatgataaatattttaattttcttcttaGGTTCGTTAATGCAAATGATTTTCAACCCTGGAAGTACAGGTCCCAACAAGAGCGACAGCTTGGAAACCGAATCAGTATCGTCATCTCCATGGGCCAATTTAATATCTAtgggttttaaaattttaaccgtCATTCTGACCGGAGGAAATAACGAAAGTATCGACAAAGGTGACAACAATTCTCCACTGCAGGTACAAACCatgactttttatatttaacgcatgataagaaaatataattgaaacatcatatatatagcaatttattgtacaaaatatattttttataaattggccACATTATATATCTTACTTATCCACTAACAACGATTATGTAGatatttgcatattattttattgcatttttttattgtcagaCACTAGTGTAAAGCacttataaagatttattcCTCACCTGTACGGAGTAGGTTTTCCAATTTAGATTTTAGTCACCAACAATAACTCCATCCTTCACGTTTATAGGACTACCTCacagtacaataaataattcatgaaaattaaatgtaataatttcatatctGAGGTACTCCTATAGAATAGTTGTAAATAGGAAATTATGGTTATGGAGACGGTTTCGCTTCTCGCTTGCTTCAGAGTATATTGGCTGTGGTTCTGTCGACGATGCTCGGTGCAAAAGATCCCGATCAAGTCGCCTCCATGGCAAAGCAGGCTGGAGAGGTACGCGAGCTATCCTTCCTACCCTTTTCAAAACTCCAttcatgatatttaataaaagtattcaaTTAGCATTTACAGCTTTTATAACAACCccttctatatataatttatgtttatttttttccagTTTATCAACGTAGTCGTGAATCTTCTGGAGACCCTCAAGACATCCTTCTCTCATCGATCATTAGCAGCTAGAGCAATAGGCCGTAAAGACTCTGTTAGTGACGCCGCCATTGCCGGCATTGCCATGTTAAAGACTTACGTAAGAGCCTTCGGAACGAATGATGATAAATGTCTCCAAAAATATGTATGCGATGCTAATAGCGAGTGTTCCGCTGACATTGGACCGAAGAGTGTATTTTGCCAACTTGGAACGTaagtttttaacttaataatttttaatatgtatgaattgtttattaaaaaaaattataatatcttctTTTTTTAGGTACGCCGCGAGTTTTGTTCTTGAAAGACAATCTGCTGGAACATTTGAACAGTTTTATGAGGCAGGAAGACGTGGACGTTCTGGAATCGATTGTCGTCAACTTTACCTTGAATGTAACGAAGTTTAATATGTtgtcaaatatcaaatatatttttacatgataAAGCgccaaaaacaaacaaaaattggcaaaaaaaaatcatggaaatttgtttatgtaaaaagCCGGTAGTAAAAATAGGATTTGCTTTTAGGAGGCTGTTTTATGGAAACATAACTAAGACTtgcttattttgtaaattatgtaaaatttcagattttgctttttataaaaattggtaAGTTGTGTTGTCCATCCCATCGCACAGTTTAAACGCGTAAagtaaggttttatttaattaaattatattatttatttaacttattatagaAGGTAATGCTTAAACCCTTTAAACGAACCGCAAATGTGTAGTGCTCTcgtataatcaaatttaaacagataacagacagacagatagaCTTGAGCTTTGTGAAAAAATGGCAATGAATTCGTTTTTTAATTCC
Coding sequences within it:
- the LOC126769349 gene encoding uncharacterized protein LOC126769349 isoform X1, encoding MQQKVTGWVFLALISSSAILHTLAYPQHAPLISQSTSNVRTQNPQYYSNSLPLPQREQIAQERKFAEKSNALKKVALDDIDDIQTNSLSENGFSWTNILSSLMQMIFNPGSTGPNKSDSLETESVSSSPWANLISMGFKILTVILTGGNNESIDKGDNNSPLQSILAVVLSTMLGAKDPDQVASMAKQAGEFINVVVNLLETLKTSFSHRSLAARAIGRKDSVSDAAIAGIAMLKTYVRAFGTNDDKCLQKYVCDANSECSADIGPKSVFCQLGTYAASFVLERQSAGTFEQFYEAGRRGRSGIDCRQLYLECNEV
- the LOC126769349 gene encoding uncharacterized protein LOC126769349 isoform X2 yields the protein MQQKVTGWVFLALISSSAILHTLAYPQHAPLISQSTSNVRTQNPQYYSNSLPLPQREQIAQERKFAEKSNALKKVALDDIDDIQTNSLSENGFSWTNILSSLMQMIFNPGSTGPNKSDSLETESVSSSPWANLISMGFKILTVILTGGNNESIDKGDNNSPLQFINVVVNLLETLKTSFSHRSLAARAIGRKDSVSDAAIAGIAMLKTYVRAFGTNDDKCLQKYVCDANSECSADIGPKSVFCQLGTYAASFVLERQSAGTFEQFYEAGRRGRSGIDCRQLYLECNEV